The DNA segment CGGCGCACCAGGCCGACCGTGCGCATCGCGTGGTGGATGCGGCCGCCGCCGAGGCGGGTCTGGGCCACCACGAACGCCCCTCCACGCGGCCCCAGCATGTGGTCGGCGGGCACGCGCACGTTCTCATACCGCACGTAACCCTCACGCCCACCGCCGTCGAGTGGCTGGTAGCCCAGTCCGACATCGCGCACGACGTTCACGCCGGGCGTGCCACCGGGCACGACGAACATCGAATACCGCTGATACGGAGGGGCATCCGGATCCGTCATCGCCATCACGATGATGAAGGACGCCATCGACGCGAACGACGAATACCACTTCTCGCCCTTGATCACCCAGTGGTCGCCGTCCTCGACGGCGGTCGTGGTGAAGACCTTCGGGTCCGCCCCGCCGTGTGGTTCGGTCATCGAGAAACACGACACGATCCGGTTGTCCAGCAACGGCTCGAGGTAACGCTGCTTCAGCTCGGGAGTGCCGTAGTGCGCGAGGATCTCGCTGTTGCCGGAGTCAGGCGCCTGCGAGCCGAACACGATGGGCGCACACTCGGACCGGCCCAGGATCTCGTTGAGCAGCGCCAGCTTCACCTGGCCGTAGCCCGGCCCACCGAGGTGTGGACCGAGATGGGTGGCCCACAGCCCGCGGTCCTTGACGATCTGCTGCAGTGGTGGGATCAGTGCCTGACGCACCGGATCGTTGAGGTCGTGCGACTCCGCGACGATGAGATCGATGGGTTCGCACTCCGAGCGGACGAACCCGTCGACCCACGCCAGTTGCTCGTCCCACTCGGGGTCGGTCGAGAAATCCCATGCCATCGACGAGTCCCCTCACGTTCGCTTCGCGGTCCACGGTTGCCGCCGCGCCGCCGCGTCATCGGTCGCATGCGATAGCACCTGATTGCGGTTCTCCAGCTCCAGCGCGGCGTCGAGGCTCGCGGCGTCGGTGTTCACGTGCAGCGCCCGTTTGGTCAACTGCACCCCGAACGGCGAGAGTCCGGCCACCAGCGCGGCGAGTTCGACCGCGCGGTCGACCAGGGCTCCGGAGCCCACCAGTTGGGACACCAGTCCGCGGCGGTCGGCCTCGTCGGCGGTGACCGTGCGGCCGGTCAGCATCCAGTCCGCCGCCACGCTCGTGCCGACGATGCGGGGCAGGTGGTAGCTCATGCCCATCTCGGCTCCGGACAACCCCAGCAGAATCGCGGCATTACCGAAAGAGGCTGCGGCCGAACAGATCCGAATATCGGCGGCCAGGCACAGCGCGAGCCCGGCGCCCACACACGGACCGTTGACGGCGGCGATCACCGGTTGGGGCAGCGCCCGCAGCGCCTGCGGCAGGGCCGCCATCGTCTCCTGGAAACGCATCCGGTCCAGGGCGGGCGCATCCGCCTCGAGCATGCCGGGCCCGAAGTCGCGCACGTCGATGCCCGAACAGAACCCGCGTCCGGCGCCGGTGAGCACGACCGCGTGCGTGCCGGTGTCGGTGCGCAGCGCGGCCAGGGTGGCGGCCAGTTCGCGCACCATCACCTCGTTCAGCGCGTTGAGGCGTTCGGGCCGGTTGAGGGTGAGTACAGCGACACCCGCGCAGGGGGTCGTCATGGTGACGGGGGCGGCCACCGTCAGATCCGCTCGACGATCGTGGCGGTGCCCATACCGCCGCCGGTGCACATGGTGACCAGTCCGGTGGTCAGGCCGCGGCGCTCCAGTTCGTCGAGCACCGTGCCGATCAGCATGGCGCCGGTGGCGCCGATCGGGTGCCCGAGCGCGATGGCCCCACCGTTGACGTTGACGCGGTCCGGGTCGAGGTCGAGGTCGCGAATGGTCTTGAGCGGCACGGCGGCGAACGCTTCGTTGACCTCCCACAGGTCGATGTCACCGGTGTGCATACCCGCCTTGGCCAGACACGCCTGGGCGGCCGGGCCGGGAGCGGTCAGCATGATGATCGGTTCGCTGCCGATCGCGGCCGTCGCGCGGATCCGGGCGCGGGGCGAGATCCCCTGTCGCCGTGACCATTCGGGTGAGGCGATCACCGCGGCGGCGGCACCGTCGACCACGCCGGACGAATTGCCCGCGTGGTGGACGTGGTCGATGCGCTCGACCTTCGGATAGCGGTCCAGGCAGATCTCGTCGAAGGTCAGGCTCTCGCCCTCGACACCGGCCGCTCCCATCGCGGCGAACGCGGGGCGCAGACCGGCGAGGGTCTCCACGGTGGTTCCCGGCCGGGGGTGCTCGTCATGGTCGAGCAGTGGGGTGCCATCGGTGTCGGTCACCGTGATGAGCGACCGGTCGAACCGGCCCTCGGCGATCGCCTCCTGCGCGCGCCGCTGGCTCTGTGCGGCGTAGGTGTCGACGTCCGCACGGGTGAAGCCCTCCAGCGACGCGATCAGATCGGCCGAGATGCCCTGCGGCACCGTCGGGTAGCGCTTCCGCAAAGCCGGGTTGGCGCCGTCGATCGTCGGCGCCCCGACCGTCACGTCCCATCTCGACATCGATTCCACACCGCCGGCCACCACGACGTCCTGCGCCCCGCTGGCCACACCGGCCGCAGCGACCGTGATGGCCTGCTGCCCGGACCCGCAGAACCGGTTGAGCGTCATCCCGGGAACCGTCTGCGGCCAGCCCGCCAGCAGCACCGACAAGCGGGCGATGTCGTCGCCGTGTTCCCCGGCCTGCAGACCGTTGCCCGCCACGACGTCGTCCACCTCGCCGGGGTCGAAACCGCAACGAGTGACCAGCGCCTCGAGGCACTGCGCGAACAGCTCCTGGGGATGGACACCGTGCAGGCCACCGCCGGGCCGGCCGCGGCCGCGCGGGGTGCGCACGGCGTCGAGAATCCACGCGTCCGTCATCGGGCAGCTCCCCTCGTCGCGAGCCGGCGGTAGAGGCGAGAATGCCTTTACGTGTGGCGAGAAGGCTATTCTCCGAAATCGCCGGGTGCAATACCGCCTCACCCCTAAGCTGGGCGAGTGCCCAGCGATACGACGGCGCCGCCGGTGCAGCCCGCGGCGTTCCTGCGCACCACGCTGCCGCTGGACCTGTCCGGCCTCGCCCACCTCGACAGCGGCCGCTACCACTCGATCTGGCTCCCCGACCACATGGTCAGTTTCTGGCCCGATTCGATCTGGACACCGGAGTTCACCGACCTGGCCCGAGCGTCTCCGTCCCCGCACCGCCACCTCGACGGGATGGCGGTGGCCGCCGCGGCCGCGGTGCTGACCGAGACGACCCCGCTGGCGACCGCCGTCGTGGACACCGTGCGCCGGCACCCCGCCTCTCTGGCGCAGTCCGCGTTGACCATCGACCACCTCGCCCGCGGACGTTTCATCCTTGGCCTGGGCAGTGGCGAGCGGGAGAACATCGTGCCCTACGGGTTCGGTTTCGACCGGCCCGTCAGCCGGTTCGAGGAGGCCCTTCGGGTCATCCGGCTGCTCTGGGAATCCGACAAGCCGGTCGACTTCGACGGGCAGTTCTACCGATTGCGGGAGGCGCGACTGGACACCGAACCCTACGGCGGCCGATTCCCGGAGATCTGGATCGGCGCCAGCGGACCCCGGATGCTCGACATCGCCGGCCGCCACGCCGACGGCTGGTGGCCGGCCGGCGCATGGACTCCGGAGCACTACGCCGACATGCTCGCCACTGTCCGCGGTGCGGCCGAGCGCGCCGGACGGGACCCGATGGCGATCACCCCCTGCTTCATCCAGATCTGTCTGATCGCCCGCGACGAGGCCGCACTGGCCGACATCGTGCAGGCCCCGCTGGTCAAGGCGCTTCTCCTGCAGGTATCGGCCGAGACGCTGTCGACGTTCGGGCACGACCACCCGCTCGGCGCGGACTGGCGCGGCTTCCACGACATCGACCCTGCGACGCTCACCCGTGACCGGATCCTCGACTTCCTCGACCGCGTGCATCCGGAGGCACTGCTGGCGGTTCTGCCCCACGGCACACCCCGCCAGGTCGCCCGCATCGTCAAGGACTACGTCGACGCGGGGCTGCGCGTCCCCAAGATCATGGACTACGGCGCGATGGCCGGCCTCTCCCACGCCGCCGCGTCCGCCGGCAACGTCCGCGAGGCCGAGGACGAACTGGTGCGGCTGTGCGGAGCACAGAACCATGAGTGAACGATTGGACGCCCGCGATCTGCTGGCGCGCGCCGAGACGGCCACCGGGCTGCACGACTACGGTGACCCGAGCCTGCCCGAACGGTTCGAGGTGGCGGTCGAGCATCTCAACGGCCTGGGCATGAACGCCGAAGGCATACAACGCGCGTCGGAGGTGTGCCACTGGCTGCTCACCTCGCGGCTGGAGTTCTTCGCCGACCGGCACCGCCACGCGGTCGCCGACGAGGTGATCGACCGGCCGATGTTCGTCACCGGTGAACCGCGTTCGGGCACAACGCTGATGCACGCCCTCATGTCGGTCGATCCCGACGCGCGCGCACTGCGGTTCTGGGAGGTGATGTATCCGTCACCGCCGCCGGGGCTGGCGGGTCCCGACGATCCGCGCCGCGCCCGCGCCGATGCGGACTGGCGCGAGATCAACGCCAGAATGCCCAAGTGGCTGCACAGCCATCCCTACAACGACATGCTCGGCGACGGCCTGCCCGAGGACGAGCGCACCTGGGCGTTCGATTTCCGGGTGATGACGCCGACGGCGTGGTGGCGGGTGCCGATGCAGACGGTGGTGGGCGGACTGCCGACCGATGCGGCGGCGCAGTACCGGATCCACCGGGCGATGTTGCAGCAGTGCCAGTATGGGAGGCCGCGAAAGTACTGGGTGTGCAAGGGGTTCCACGGGTTTCGGCTCGACGAGTTCTTCGCGGCCTATCCGGACGCCCACCTGCTGTGGCTGCATCGCGATCCGGTTCAGGTCGCCGCCTCGCGCACGATGATGATGGCCGACATCCTCGAGGGCATCGTGGGCCCCATCGACCTCGCGGCCGCGGCGAAGATGCATCTCGACCTCACCCGGGCGAGCATCGCCAACACGATGAGCCATCCCCTGGTCGGCGACCCCCGGGTGCACCATGTGCGATACACCGATTTCATCGCCGACCAGGTGGGCACCGTGCGGAGCTTCTACGCCTCCTGCGGACGCGAACTGTCCGGCGCCGCCGAGTCGGCGATGCGCCGCTACCTGGCCGACAACCGCGGCGACCGGTACGGCAAGTTCCGCTACTCCACGTCGCTTCTCACCGACATCGGTGAGGACATCGATGCGCTGAACGAGGAGTTCCGGCCGTTCCGCGAGCGGTTCGGGGTGTCCATCGAGAAGCGGAGCTGAGGTCCGGTGACGCTCGAGCGGATGTCGGTGCACAGCGTGACGTTCTACGGCGCCGCGCTCGGCGAATTGCACACCCACTGGACGGCGCTGGGCCTGAACCGGTTGAGCCTCATCGACTTCCAGCTGTCCGACCCGGCGCTGGCGCCGCTGCTCGACGCGCACGGATACCGCATCGACGCCGTCTACCATCTGTTCGGCGCGGGCCGGGTGCCCGCCGCGGCCGACGACATCGCCGCCGCGCGGGACACTCTGAACCGGCTCATCGACACGGCGGCCGGCGTGGACGCGCGGATGGTCTACATGCTCACCGGCGGACGGGGGCCGCTGTCCTGGCGGGAGGGTGCCGACCGGTTCTGCGCCGCGGTGGCGCCGTGCGTGGCACGCGCCCGCGACGCCGGTGTCGCGCTGGCGATCGAGAACGCGTCGAGCCTGTACGCCGACATCCACATCGCGCACTCGCTGCGCGACACGATCATGCTGGCCGAGATGGCGGGGCTGGGCATCTGCATCGACCTCTTCCACTGCTGGGCCGAGGCTGAACTGCCGGCACTGATCGAACGCGCACTGCCCCGCACCGAACACGTGCAGCTGAGCGACTATGTGCTCGGCGACCGCGCACTGCCCGCACGCGCGGTGCCCGGTGACGGCGCCATCCCCGTCGAGTCGTTCGTCGCCCAGGTCCTCGCCGGCGGGTATGCACACGGTGTCGATCTGGAACTCATCGGGCCGCGGATCGATGCGGAGGGGCGCGCGGCCGCGGCCCGGCGCGCATGCGACGTCATCGGCCCGATGCTCGACCGGCTCGGTGCGTGATGGCGTTCGGTGACGGCGACGACGACGCCACACTGCACGCGGCGTGGTCGGCGTTCTGCGCCCGGCTCGAAGCAGCAGGCGCACAGGCCTACAAGGACCACAACGCCACCTCGGGACGACAACGCGCCGACGCACTGCGATTCCTGACCCAGAACCTCGGGCAGGCATTCGACCTCGCACTGGAGACCGCCGACACGCGGTATCCGGTGGTGCACGCCTTCTGCACGCCGCTGCGCAAACTGGGCGGTGACTGCGCGGACTTCACCTACCACCAGGCCTGGATCGACGGTGCGCACACCTACCGCATCACCGGAAACCGCGGCACCGCACCGTTTCTCAACATCACCGTGCAGGGGCCCCGGCAGACCGGCCCAGGCGTGCTGCACGAGCCGTTCGGAGACGTGCCGGAGGCCAACCTGTTCGGCCACCAGCTGACGGCCGGGCCGGACGGCGACTTCGAGTTGAATGTCGGAGGGCCGCAACGCGATCCGAACTGGCTGCCGACGACGCCCGAGTCCCGCAAACTGTTCATTCGCCAGGGTTTCGACGGGTGGGACGAGCGCCCTGCCGAGCTGCGGATCGAGCGGGTGGACATGGCCTCACCGCGGCCGCTGCCCACGCCCGCAGACATGGTGCGAGCGATCGAATGGGCCGGCGACTTCGTCGAGGGCGTGATGCGCGACTGGCCGGATCACCCGTTCGGCTACGGCGGTGTCGATCCCGGGCGGCCCAACCGGTTTCCCCCGGCCGACCGCGTCGCCGGTGACGACAAACGCGGACGTGCGGCGGCGAACATGTACTGGGAACTCGAGGCCGACGAGGCGCTGGTCATCGAGTTCGACGCGCACGAGGGGCTGTGGAACCTGACCAACATGGGCGTGTTCTTCACCAGCATGGACTACCTGTACCGCCCGGTGAGCTACACGCCGAGCAGGACCGTGATCGACGGGGACGGGAAGATCCGCGTGGTGCTGGCCCACGACGACCCGGGGTGCCACAACTGGCTCGACACGCAGGGTTTCAGCCGCGGCAACGTGACCTACCGTCACCTGCTCGCCGGCGAACCCGTCGCCCTGCGAACCCGCGTCGTGAGCCGGGCCGAGCTCGCCGAGGTCCTACCCCCGGACACCGTGACCGTCACCGCGGAGCAACGCAGCGCCCAGATGTGGGCCCGGTTCAACGGCGTCCGGCTGCGGCACCGGATGTGAGCGCGGTCAGCCGCAGGCGGCGAGCACCAGTTCGCGCACCCGCGCCGCGTCGGCCTGACCCTTGGTCGCCTTCATCACGGCACCGACGATGGCGCCCGCGGCCTGCACCTTGCCACCGCGGATCTTCTCGACGATGCCGGGATTGGCGGCCAGCGCCTCGTCGACCGCGGCCTGCAGCGCCGAATCGTCTCGCACCACTTCGAGTCCGCGGTCGGCCATCACCTGCGCGGGCTCACCCTCACCGGCCAGCACGCCCTCGACGACCTGGCGGGCCAGCTTGTTCGACAGCTTTCCGCTGTCGACCAGTTCGACCACCGCCGCCACCTGCGCCGGGGTGATGGGCAGCGCGTCGAGTTCCACGCCGAGTTCATTGGCCTTCTGCACCAGGAAGTTCCCCCACCAGGCGCGGGCGGCCTCACTGGAGGCGCCGTGTTCGACGGTCGCGGCCACGAGGTCGATCGCCCCGTTGTTGACCAGGTCGCGCATCACCTCGTCGGAGATACCCCACTCCTGCTGGATTCGCTTGCGCGCCAGCCACGGCAGCTCGGGCAGCGTCTGACGCAGCCGCTCGACGAGCTCGGCGTCCGGCGCGACAGGTTCGAGATCCGGTTCCGGGAAGTAGCGGTAGTCCTCCGCGGTCTCCTTGCTGCGTCCCGGCGAGGTGTACCCATCCTCGTGGAAGTGCCGCGTCTCCTGGGTGATCGTGCCACCGGCGGTCAGCACCGCGGCCTGGCGGCGCATCTCGTAGCGGACAGCCACCTCGACGCTCTTGAGCGAGTTGACGTTCTTGGTCTCGGTGCGCGTGCCGAACTCGGCCTGCCCGACGGGTTTGAGCGACACGTTCGCATCGCAGCGCATCGATCCCTGATCCATGCGCACATCGGACACCCCGAGCGCTCGCAGCAGGTCGCGCAGCGCCGTGACGTAGGCGCGGGCGATCTCCGGGGCGCGCGCGCCGGCACCCTCGATCGGCCGGGTGACGATCTCGATCAACGGCACACCGGCGCGGTTGTAGTCGGCCAGCGAGTTCGTCGCGCCCGAGATGCGCCCTGTGTCGCTGCCCAAGTGGGTCAGCTTGCCCGTGTCCTCCTCCATGTGGGCCCGTTCGATCTCCACCCGCCAGGTGGTGCCGTCGTCGAGCGGCACGTCGAGGTACCCGTTGATCGCGATCGGTTCGTCGTACTGCGAGATCTGGTAGTTCTTCGGCTGGTCCGGATAGAAGTAGTTCTTCCGGGCGAACCGGCACCACGGCACGATCTCGCAGTTGAGCGCCAAGCCGATGCGGATCGCCGATTCGACGGCCTCCTGGTTGAGTACGGGCAGCGAACCGGGCAGCCCCAGACACACGGGGCACACCTGCGTGTTGGGTTCGGCGCCGAACGCGTTGGCGCAGCCGCAGAACATCTTGGTCGCCGTCGACAGTTCGACGTGCACCTCCATGCCCATCACCGGTTCGAAGCGCGCCACGACCTCGTCGTAGTCGAGAAGGTCTGCCACCGAAGTCGCCGTCATGAGCTCGATCCTAGTTGCGGCCCCACCGGCCCCGCCGGTCCCCGGCCCGGGGACGCCTCCGGGCGCCCGCGAGCGTGGACACATTGCGGCCCGCATGGTGACGAAGGCCGCACGGCGCCGCAATGGTCGCTGGTCGCCGTAGTTAGCAAGCCCGGCTAAAGTTATCGTCAAGATCAAAGATCGGGGTCATGGATGCAGCTCAGTCGGGGTGTTGGCAAGGTCGCCGCAGCGGCGGCCGTCGGGTCGGCGGCGATGTTCGGCGGGACGTTCGCGGCACCGGTCGCGGCCGCCCAGCCGTGTCCGGACGTCGAGGTGATCTTCGCGCGCGGCACCACCGAGGCGCCCGGCGTGGGATGGGTCGGGCAGGCTTTCGTCGACTCGCTGCAGAAGCAGTTGGGCGACAAGTCGGTGAACGTCTATCCGGTCGCCTATCCGGCGAGCCCGGACTGGCCACGCGCCGCCGACGGCGTCATCGACACGAGCAACCGCGTCCGCGACATGGTCAACACCTGTCCTGACTCGAAGATGGTGCTCGGCGGCTACTCGCAGGGCGCGGCGGTCATGGGCTACGTCACCGCCGACGAGATCCCGCCGGGCTACATCCCCCCGGTCGGCATCACCGGACCGATGGCCCCGGAGATCGCCGACCACGTGGCCGCCGTCGTGCTGTTCGGTCAGCCGTCGACGCGATTTCTCGACGCGATCAGCGCACCGCCGATCACGATCGGCTCGCTGTATGCCGGCAAGACCCTCGAGCAGTGCATCCCGGATGATCCGATCTGCACCGACAACGGCGGAAACCTGTTCGCGCACAGCCAATACGGCGCCAACGGCATGATCGACCAGGCCGCCACCTACGCGGCGGACCGGGTCAGGGCCTGATCGTCAGCCGAAGAACTCGGCGGCGTCGTCGTAGCGGGTCTGCGGCACCAGTTTGAGTTGACGGGTGGCGTCGGCGAGCGACACCCGGCCGATCTCCTGCCCGCGCAGCGACACCATCATCCCGTACTCCCCCGCGTGGGCGGCGTCGGCGGCGTTCACACCGAAACGCGTCGCCAGCACGCGGTCGAACGGCGTCGGCGTGCCACCGCGCTGCACATGGCCGAGCACCGTCACCCGCACATCGCGGTTGACCCGCTTCTCCACCTCGATCGCCAACTGCTGGGCGACGCCGGTGAACTTCTCGTGGCCGAACTCGTCCATCCCGCCCTGGCGCAACTGCATGGTGCCCTCGGCGGGTTTCGCCCCCTCGGCGACGACGCAGATGAAGTGCGAATCCCCGCGCACGAACCGCTGTTTGACCAGCCGGCACACATCTTCGACGTCGAAGGGCTGTTCGGGGATCAACGTCATGTGCGCCCCGGAGGCCAGACCGGCGTTCAACGCGATCCAGCCGGCGTGGCGGCCCATCACCTCGACGAGCATCACCCGCTGATGGGACTCCGCGGTGGAGTGCAGCCGGTCGATGGCCTCACTGGCCACCGTCAGCGCGGTGTCGTGTCCGAAAGTGACGTCGGTGCAGTCGATGTCGTTGTCGATGGTCTTCGGCACCCCGACCACCGGCACGTTCTCCTCCGACAGCCAGTGCGCGGCGGTCAGCGTGCCCTCCCCGCCGATCGGGATCAGCACGTCGATGCCGTTGTCGTCGAGCGTCTGCTTGATCTGATCCAGCCCGGCGCGCAGCTTCTCCGGGTGCACGCGCGCGGTGCCGAGCACCGTGCCGCCCTTGGCGAGCAGCCGGTCGTTGCGGTCGTCGTTGCGCAACTGGATGCGACGGTTCTCCAGCAGACCGCGCCAGCCGTCCTGGAATCCCACGACCGACGAGCCGTAGCGCACATCGCAGGTGCGGACCACCGCCCTGATCACGGCGTTCAGGCCGGGACAGTCACCACCGCCGGTGAGAACTCCGATGCGCATAGACCCATTCTTCCTGTAGCCGGCGCCGAGCGCACGGTTGTTCGCCGCGCCACTCGGCCGATGCGTACATCAATCGTGCAGTGGGCGCCTACAGCGCGGTGGGCAGCGGACCGCGGGCCGCCTCGTAGGCCGCACCCACCCGGTACAGCCGGTCGTCGGCCAGCGCAGGCGCCATGATCTGCAGCCCCACCGGCAGGTTGTCGTCCGGCGAGAGCCCCGACGGCACCGACATCCCGCAGTGCCCGGCCAGGTTCAGCGGCAGCGTGCACAGGTCGAACAGGTACATCGCCAGCGGATCGTCGACCTTCTCCCCCAGCGGGAACGCGGTGGTCGGCGTGGCGGGCGAGACCAGCACGTCGACGTTCTCGTAGGCCGCGTCGAGGTCACCGGCGATCAGGGTGCGGACCTTCTGCGCCTGGTTGTAGTAGGCGTCGTAATAGCCGGCCGACAGCGCGTAGGTGCCGATCATGATGCGGCGCTTGACTTCTGGGCCGAAACCGGCGGCTCGCGTCAGTGCCATCACCTCTTCGGCGCTGTGCGTACCGTCGTCGCCCACGCGCAACCCGAACCGCATCGCGTCGAAGCGGGCCAGGTTCGACGACACCTCCGAGGGCAGGATCAGGTAGTAGGCGGCCAGCGAGTGGTCGAAGTTCGGGCAGTCCACCTCGGTGACGTCGGCGCCGAGCGCGGTGAGCTGCTCGACCGCGGCGTTGAACGACGACAGCACGCCGGGTTGGTAACCCTCCCCGCGCAGCTGCTTGACCACGCCGACCCGCACACCGCGCAGATCACCGTTCGCCCCGGCGTGGGCGGCGCGCACGACATCGGGCACCTCGGCGGGCACCGAGGTGGAGTCCCGCGGGTCATGGCCGGCGATCACCTGGTGCAGCAGCGCGGTGTCGAGCACCGTGCGCGCGCACGGCCCGCCCTGGTCCAGCGAGGAGGCGCACGCGATCAACCCGTACCGCGACACCGTGCCGTAGGTCGGTTTCACCCCGACGGTCGCGGTCAGCGCCGCCGGCTGACGGATCGAGCCACCGGTGTCGGTACCGATCGCCAGCGGCGCCTGGAACGCCGCCAGCGCCGCCGCACTGCCGCCGCCGGACCCGCCGGGCACCCGGTCGACATCCCATGGGTTGCGGGTCGGCCCGTACGCGGAGTTCTCGGTCGAACTGCCCATGGCGAATTCGTCCATGTTGGTCTTGCCGAGGATCGGCATACCCGCGGCGCGCAGTCGCACCGTGACGGTGGCGTCGTACGGCGACCGCCAGCCTTCGAGGATCTTCGAGCCGCAGGTGGTGGGCATGTCGGTGGTGGTGAACACGTCCTTGAGCGCGATCGGCACCCCCGCCAGCGGCGACGGAAGACGCTCGTTCGCGGCCACCGCCGCATCGATGCGGGCGGCCTCGGCCAGCGCCTCGTCGGCGGCCACGTGCAGGAAGGCGTGGAAGCGTTCGTCGGTGTCGGCGATCTGGTCCAGGCAGGCCTGGGTCAGTTCGGTGGCCGAGATCTCCTTGGCGGCGATACGGCCGGCCAGGGTGGCGGCGTTCTCGCGGATCAGGTCACTCATTCGGGCTCCCCCAGGATGCGCGGGACGGCGAAGCGCCCGTCGACCGCCTTCGGCGCGGCGTCCAGCGCCTCGTCCTGGGTGAGGCCGGGCACCACCACGTCGGGGCGCATGACGTTGACGTCGGTCAGCGGGTTGCCGGTCGGCTTCACCCCGGTGACGTCGACGGACTGGATCGCGCTGACGTGGCCCAGGATGGCGTCCAACTGGCCGGCGAAGCTGTCGAGTTCATCGTCGCTCAGCGCCAGGCGGGCCAGTCGGGCCAGGTGGGCCACCTCGTCTCGGGAGATCTGTGACACGACCACGCAGCCTAGTCGTGCGGCCCGGCGGCGGTTCTCCCGAGTCGCCTCCCCGCCGGTCGCCGTGGGACAGTGGTCGCCGTGCCTTCCTACCTGCTACGGGTCGAACTCGAGGACCGGCCCGGCCGCCTCGGCTCGCTGGCCGTGGCACTGGGCTCGGTGGGCGCCGACATCCTGTCCCTCGACGTCGTCGAGCGGGGCGCCGGATACGCCGTGGACGATCTGGTCGTCGAACTGCCCGTCGGTGCGATGCCCGACGCGATCATCACCGCGGCCGAAAGCCTCACGGGCGTCTACGTCGACACCATCCGGCCGCACACCGGACTGCTCGAGGCGCACCGCGAACTGGAGTTGATCGACCACATCGCCGCGGCCCGCAGGGCGGCGCGCCTGCAGGTGCTCGCCGACGAGGCGCCGCGGATACTGCGGGTCGGCTGGTGCACCGTGGTGCGTCTCACGGAGTCCGGGATCCAGCGCATCGTGGGCAGTCCCGGCGCGCCCGAGACCCAGGCCGAGTCGGCGCCGTGGCTACCACTGACGCACGCCGAGGCGCTCGACGCGACCGAGGACTGGGTGCCGCAGGTGTGGCGCGACATGGACACGACGCTGGCCGCCGCCCCGCTGGGCGACCCCGGAACCGCGGTGGTGCTGGGCCGCCCCGGCGGACCGGCCTTCCGGCCCTCGGAGGTCGCCCGGCTGGGCTACCTCGCCGGCATCGTGACGACGATATTGAAATAGGGCCCTGCGGTGAGCTCTAGCCGCTCGCGGGCACCGGATAGCGGTCGTTGACGTCGGCGTTGGTGTCCTTGCGGGCGCAGTGGGCGCAGCAGAAGATCGCCTC comes from the Mycolicibacterium litorale genome and includes:
- a CDS encoding sugar phosphate isomerase/epimerase family protein, whose product is MSVHSVTFYGAALGELHTHWTALGLNRLSLIDFQLSDPALAPLLDAHGYRIDAVYHLFGAGRVPAAADDIAAARDTLNRLIDTAAGVDARMVYMLTGGRGPLSWREGADRFCAAVAPCVARARDAGVALAIENASSLYADIHIAHSLRDTIMLAEMAGLGICIDLFHCWAEAELPALIERALPRTEHVQLSDYVLGDRALPARAVPGDGAIPVESFVAQVLAGGYAHGVDLELIGPRIDAEGRAAAARRACDVIGPMLDRLGA
- a CDS encoding acetyl-CoA C-acetyltransferase, whose translation is MTDAWILDAVRTPRGRGRPGGGLHGVHPQELFAQCLEALVTRCGFDPGEVDDVVAGNGLQAGEHGDDIARLSVLLAGWPQTVPGMTLNRFCGSGQQAITVAAAGVASGAQDVVVAGGVESMSRWDVTVGAPTIDGANPALRKRYPTVPQGISADLIASLEGFTRADVDTYAAQSQRRAQEAIAEGRFDRSLITVTDTDGTPLLDHDEHPRPGTTVETLAGLRPAFAAMGAAGVEGESLTFDEICLDRYPKVERIDHVHHAGNSSGVVDGAAAAVIASPEWSRRQGISPRARIRATAAIGSEPIIMLTAPGPAAQACLAKAGMHTGDIDLWEVNEAFAAVPLKTIRDLDLDPDRVNVNGGAIALGHPIGATGAMLIGTVLDELERRGLTTGLVTMCTGGGMGTATIVERI
- a CDS encoding LLM class flavin-dependent oxidoreductase, whose product is MPSDTTAPPVQPAAFLRTTLPLDLSGLAHLDSGRYHSIWLPDHMVSFWPDSIWTPEFTDLARASPSPHRHLDGMAVAAAAAVLTETTPLATAVVDTVRRHPASLAQSALTIDHLARGRFILGLGSGERENIVPYGFGFDRPVSRFEEALRVIRLLWESDKPVDFDGQFYRLREARLDTEPYGGRFPEIWIGASGPRMLDIAGRHADGWWPAGAWTPEHYADMLATVRGAAERAGRDPMAITPCFIQICLIARDEAALADIVQAPLVKALLLQVSAETLSTFGHDHPLGADWRGFHDIDPATLTRDRILDFLDRVHPEALLAVLPHGTPRQVARIVKDYVDAGLRVPKIMDYGAMAGLSHAAASAGNVREAEDELVRLCGAQNHE
- a CDS encoding enoyl-CoA hydratase/isomerase family protein, yielding MTVAAPVTMTTPCAGVAVLTLNRPERLNALNEVMVRELAATLAALRTDTGTHAVVLTGAGRGFCSGIDVRDFGPGMLEADAPALDRMRFQETMAALPQALRALPQPVIAAVNGPCVGAGLALCLAADIRICSAAASFGNAAILLGLSGAEMGMSYHLPRIVGTSVAADWMLTGRTVTADEADRRGLVSQLVGSGALVDRAVELAALVAGLSPFGVQLTKRALHVNTDAASLDAALELENRNQVLSHATDDAAARRQPWTAKRT
- a CDS encoding sulfotransferase family protein; its protein translation is MSERLDARDLLARAETATGLHDYGDPSLPERFEVAVEHLNGLGMNAEGIQRASEVCHWLLTSRLEFFADRHRHAVADEVIDRPMFVTGEPRSGTTLMHALMSVDPDARALRFWEVMYPSPPPGLAGPDDPRRARADADWREINARMPKWLHSHPYNDMLGDGLPEDERTWAFDFRVMTPTAWWRVPMQTVVGGLPTDAAAQYRIHRAMLQQCQYGRPRKYWVCKGFHGFRLDEFFAAYPDAHLLWLHRDPVQVAASRTMMMADILEGIVGPIDLAAAAKMHLDLTRASIANTMSHPLVGDPRVHHVRYTDFIADQVGTVRSFYASCGRELSGAAESAMRRYLADNRGDRYGKFRYSTSLLTDIGEDIDALNEEFRPFRERFGVSIEKRS
- a CDS encoding acyl-CoA dehydrogenase family protein produces the protein MAWDFSTDPEWDEQLAWVDGFVRSECEPIDLIVAESHDLNDPVRQALIPPLQQIVKDRGLWATHLGPHLGGPGYGQVKLALLNEILGRSECAPIVFGSQAPDSGNSEILAHYGTPELKQRYLEPLLDNRIVSCFSMTEPHGGADPKVFTTTAVEDGDHWVIKGEKWYSSFASMASFIIVMAMTDPDAPPYQRYSMFVVPGGTPGVNVVRDVGLGYQPLDGGGREGYVRYENVRVPADHMLGPRGGAFVVAQTRLGGGRIHHAMRTVGLVRRIFDMIRERAVSRYTQGGMLSDKQMVQQMVADSWMEIEAFRLLTLQTAWKIDQYNDYKAVRADISAVKAMMQKVLHDVSARALQIHGSLGTSHEMPFVRYLTESFVLGLADGPTEVHKVTLARLLLADVAPAPDVFPSEHLLRLRAEAEEKFADRLAGVPRTR